AATTTACCTGGATCATAAATTGCGGTATCTATCGTGACAAAGCCTTTATCCAATCCGGCTAAACCAACAAAAGGTTTGATAGTAGATGCAGGTGGGTAGACGCCTCTTACTGCTCTGTTAAAAAGTGGTCTTTGCAGCGCATTAGATAAAATTTTGTAATCTTTAGAGCTAACTCCACCAACGAAAATATTAGGATCGAAACTTGGAGAGCTTACCATAGCTAAAATCTCTCCATTATGTGAGTTAATGACCACAACCGCCCCACGTTTATCTTTTAAAGCATCATAAGCTGCTTTTTGCAATCGGGTATCTATGCTTAAATACAGTTTTGCACCTGAACGAGGATTAATTTTATTGACTACTCTAAGTGTACGGCCACTGACATCAGTTTCTACCATTTGATAGCCTACTTTACCATGCAGAATATCTTCATAGTATTTTTCTACTCCAGCTTTACCAATGAAATTGGTGCCGCGATAGTTGGTGGGGTCTACATTTTTTAGTTCTTGTATATTAATTCTGCCAACATAACCTAATACATGAGCGGTCATTTCGCCTAAAGGATAATGGCGCATTAGCCTAGCTTTGATGCTAACTCCAGGAAAGCGATACTGGTTAATAGCAAAAATAGCGACTTCTTCTTGGCTTAGTTTTAATTTTATAGGAATAGGTACAAAAGAGCGATTTTGTGAACGAACACGCTTAAAGTTGTCTATATCGTCATCAGTAATGGAAGGAATCAATTCTTGTAATTTAGCTAAAGTAGTTTTGATATCCTTCACATGCTCTGGAATGATCTCCAAGACATACACCGGGATATTTTCCGCGAGCAAGACTCCATTTCTATCGAGAATAACCCCTCTAGGTGGTGCTATAGGAATAATACTCATCTGGTTTTTTAAAGATAGAGTCTGATATCGTTTGAATTCTGATATCTGCAAAAACGCTAATCTGAGAACTAAAATGAGAGATAAAATAATAAGTATAGCTACAAGAAGATTGAGCCTAAAACGTTGATTCTGTGATTCTGAACGATAATTATTGAAAGATTGATTTAGGCGCATTGCATACAATAATCATTTTAGATGACGTAACAAAGAGATGAATAGTACCCTAAAATAATTTTTTTTACCAATATCATTGTCAGTTATTAGAAATTCTTGCCTAAAAAATTTAGTGTCAGCAAGGTTTATCTGCCAGAAGGCTTCCACAAACACGCATAAAGCCATCCATGCGCTTCGAAGGTTTGCGAAAGCCTTTTGGCATACAGTCCTTGTCGACACGATCTTGCGAGTTGGCAGGGTTCTTATGACCTAATAACAATTTAAACTATTTATGATAGGGGTGATTATTAATAATCGACCAGGCTCTGTATAAGGTTTCCAGCAAAATAATGCGTACAAGAGGATGAGGTAGGGTAAGTTTTGATAAGGACCAGCGCTCATCGCAGAGATTAACAATTTCGGAGGATAGCCCTTCAGGACCACCTATTAGAAAACAAAAATGACTGGAGATTTGTTGTAGTTGGGTTATTTTATGAGCCAGTTCTTCGCTACTAAAGGATTTACCCTCTATCTCTAAGGCAATAAGTCGAGCCCCACTAGGCAGTGCTTCTTTTATTAAAGCGGATTCCTTTTCTAAAATGCGATTTAGATCTGATGATTTACTGCGGCGAATCAAAGGAATTTCGATGATTTTTAATTGAATGCCATCATTAAAACGCTTGGCATAATCATTAGAACCTTTGGTTACCCAATCAGGCATTTTATTGCCCAAAGTAATTACTGTAATTTTCAACATAGGTTGTTTAAACTTTGGGGTGTTCTTCCCATAAGCCTTCAAGATTATAGAATTGTCTACTTTCTGCTTGCATGACATGCAATATAAAGTCACCAAAGTCTATCAATGCCCAATCTCCATTATCTATGCCAGTAGAGCTTAATGGAGGCAACCCCGCGTGCTTCATGTCTTCCATCGCTTTTTCAGCAATAGCTTTCACATGTCGTGATGCGCGTCCAGAGGCAATAACCATATAATCGGTGATTGTTGTCTGTTGACGGACATCAAGCACTTTGACGTCTATAGCTTGCATGTCTTCTAATGAGTTAAGAAGTTTGTTTAACATTGTGTTTTGTTCTAGCATAAATAAAGTAATCTTCTATCAAAAAGCGGCAAATGATATCAGTAATTGCTTTATATAAAAAGAGCTAATTATATTTTGGGCTCATATATCGCAATAATCTTTTATCTATATAATTTAAATTCTATTCTTCAACAACCTGTACTT
This Legionella fallonii LLAP-10 DNA region includes the following protein-coding sequences:
- the mrdA gene encoding penicillin-binding protein 2 encodes the protein MRLNQSFNNYRSESQNQRFRLNLLVAILIILSLILVLRLAFLQISEFKRYQTLSLKNQMSIIPIAPPRGVILDRNGVLLAENIPVYVLEIIPEHVKDIKTTLAKLQELIPSITDDDIDNFKRVRSQNRSFVPIPIKLKLSQEEVAIFAINQYRFPGVSIKARLMRHYPLGEMTAHVLGYVGRINIQELKNVDPTNYRGTNFIGKAGVEKYYEDILHGKVGYQMVETDVSGRTLRVVNKINPRSGAKLYLSIDTRLQKAAYDALKDKRGAVVVINSHNGEILAMVSSPSFDPNIFVGGVSSKDYKILSNALQRPLFNRAVRGVYPPASTIKPFVGLAGLDKGFVTIDTAIYDPGKFKLPTSSHLFRDWKKTGHGMINFKRAITVSCDTYFYQLGHKMGISNIEDMLVKFGLGQLSHIDLYEEANGIVPSSRWKRQAKGVSWYPGDTLITSIGQGFMLATPLQMANATASLSQRGQRFRPHLLSKTVNSDNEEIEEYKPVEEYPVYLKDEDNWDIVADAMHNVLTSNEGTGYRFGRNPPYPVAGKTGTAQVHSGRQYEKAKYEDIPEALRDNSLFIAFTPVKKPEIAIAVVVENDVSASTVARKVLDAYYQLYPMKIPNE
- the rlmH gene encoding 23S rRNA (pseudouridine(1915)-N(3))-methyltransferase RlmH, with the translated sequence MLKITVITLGNKMPDWVTKGSNDYAKRFNDGIQLKIIEIPLIRRSKSSDLNRILEKESALIKEALPSGARLIALEIEGKSFSSEELAHKITQLQQISSHFCFLIGGPEGLSSEIVNLCDERWSLSKLTLPHPLVRIILLETLYRAWSIINNHPYHK
- the rsfS gene encoding ribosome silencing factor; amino-acid sequence: MLEQNTMLNKLLNSLEDMQAIDVKVLDVRQQTTITDYMVIASGRASRHVKAIAEKAMEDMKHAGLPPLSSTGIDNGDWALIDFGDFILHVMQAESRQFYNLEGLWEEHPKV